In Octopus bimaculoides isolate UCB-OBI-ISO-001 chromosome 28, ASM119413v2, whole genome shotgun sequence, the following are encoded in one genomic region:
- the LOC106883481 gene encoding zinc finger protein 429 produces the protein MERELCEDSVKCKMLTESIDVNGEVPKDIGKPSHNCDICKKSFTRKESLTVHKRIHTGERPYQCDICGKSFSQSHHLTKHKRVHTGEKPYHCDICGQSFSVGSTLTKHKRIHTGEKPFHCDVCGHSFSIQNNLTKHKHIHTRERLYQCDFCCKSFSKNSILIKHKRIHTGGKPYQCDFCGKSFSKNSTLTKHKRIHTRERPYQCIICGQSFSTGSSLTKHKRVHTGEKPFHCDLCDRSFSERFSLTTHKRIHTGERPYKCDICGKSFCRNDHLIAHKRIHTGEKPYQCDICGQSFSVRSSLNKHKRTHTGERPYQCAICGRLFSEGSSLTKHKRIHTGEKPFCCNICGHSFSSRFLLTTHKRIHTGEKPFRCDICGKSFSRNQHLTRHKRVHTGEKPVHCDVCGQSFSAGSSLTKHKRIHTGERPYRCDICGKSFSRNDRLNEHKRIHKK, from the coding sequence atggaaAGGGAATTGTGTGAGGACAGTGTGAAATGTAAAATGCTGACGGAAAGTATTGACGTTAATGGGGAGGTGCCAAAAGATATAGGGAAACCATCTCacaactgtgatatctgtaaaaagtcatTTACTCGAAAAGAAAGCCTGactgttcacaaacgtattcatactggagagagaccgtatcagtgtgatatctgtggaaaatcattctctcaaagtcaccacttaactaaacacaagcgtgttcatacaggggagaaaccttatcactgtgatatctgtggtcagtCATTCTCTGTAGGAAGTaccttgactaaacacaaacgcattcacactggtgagaagccatttcattgtgatgtGTGTGGCCACTCATTCtctatacaaaataatttaacaaaacacaagcacattcatacaAGAGAGAGGCTTTATCAGTGTGATTTCTgttgtaaatcattctctaaaaatTCTATCTTAATTAagcacaagcgtattcatactggagggaaaccatatcagtgtgatttctgtggaaaatcattctctaaaaattctaccttaactaaacacaagcgtattcatactaGAGAGAGACCTTATCAATGTATTATCTGTGGTCAGTCATTTTCCACAGGAAGttccttaactaaacacaaacgtgttcacactggagagaaaccatttcattgtgatttATGTGACAGGTCATTCTCTGAACGATTttccttaactacacacaaacgcattcatacaggggagagaCCTTAtaagtgtgatatctgtggtaaatcattctgtcGTAATGACCACTTAATTGCacacaagcgcattcatacaggggagaaaccatatcagtgtgatatctgtggtcagtCTTTCTCTGTACGAAGTTCCTTAAATAagcacaaacgcactcacacaggagagagaccTTATCAATGTGCTATTTGTGGTCGGTTATTCTCTGAAGGAAGTTCCTTAACTAAGCACAAGCGcattcacactggagagaaaccattttgTTGCAACATCTGTGGACACTCATTCTCTTCAAGATTTCtattaactacacacaaacgtattcatacaggagagaaaccttttcgatgtgatatctgtggtaaatcattctctcgaaatcaACACTTAACTAGACACAAGCGGGTTCACACCGGTGAGAAGCCAGTTCATTGTGATGTGTGTGGCCAGTCATTTTCTGCTGGAAGTAGTTTAACTAAacacaagcgcattcatacaggagagagaccatatcgctgtgatatctgtggtaaatcattctctcgaaatgatcGCTTAAAtgaacacaaacgcattcataaaaaataa
- the LOC106883482 gene encoding zinc finger protein 239 gives MLTESIDFNGEVPKEKGKKSHRCDICEKVFVRKESLTIHKRSHTGERPYHCDICGKSFSQKHNLTKHKCIHTGVKPYHCDICDKSFSVSSDLTRHNRIHTGEKPFHCDICGKSFSKNFVLTNHKRIHTGEKPYQCGICGQSFSAGGSLHKHKRIHTGEKPYRCDICGKSFSQNDRLTNHKRIHTGEKPYECDTCGKLFSQNSALTEHKRIHTGEKPYRCCICGQSFSAGGSLHKHKRIHTGEKPYRCDICGESFSVNDQLTKHKHIHTGEEPFQCDVCGQSYSTASSLSTHARIHTGEKPYQCDICGKSFCQNQQVISHKRVHTGERPFHCDVCGQSFSESSSLTKHKRIHTGERPYHCDVCGKSFSRNDHLNKHKCIHRREKAYHSE, from the coding sequence ATGCTGACGGAAAGTATTGACTTTAATGGGGAGGtgccaaaagaaaaaggaaagaaatcacACCGTTGTGATATTTGTGAAAAGGTATTTGTTCGAAAAGAAAGCCTCACAATTCACAAAcgtagtcatacaggagagagaccgtatcactgtgatatctgtggaaaatcattctctcaaaaacacaacttaactaaacacaagtgcattcatacaggagtgaaaccatatcactgtgacatctgtgataaatcattctctgtaagtagTGATTTAACTAGACACAATCGTATTCACACAGGGGAGAAGccttttcactgtgatatctgtggtaaatcattctctaaaaatTTTGTCTTAACtaatcacaaacgcattcatacaggggagaaaccttACCAGTGTGGTATCTGTGGCCAATCATTCTCTGCAGGTGGTTCCTTACATAAGCACAAgcgcattcacacaggagagaaaccttaccgatgtgatatctgtggtaaatcattctctcaaaatgatcGATTAACTAACCACAAACgaattcacactggagagaaaccttatgAATGTGACACGTGTGGTAAGTTATTCTCTCAAAATTCTGCCTTGACtgaacacaaacgcattcacacaggagagaaaccctatcGGTGTTGTATCTGTGGCCAATCATTCTCTGCAGGTGGTTCCTTACATAAGCACAAGCGCATTCACACCGGTGAGAAACCTTACcgatgtgatatctgtggtgaatcattctctgtaaatgatcaattaactaaacacaaacacattcacacaggagagGAGCCATTTCAATGTGATGTTTGTGGTCAGTCATACTCTACAGCAAGTTCCTTGAGTACACACGCgcgtatccatacaggagagaaaccatatcagtgtgatatctgtggtaaatcattctgtcaAAATCAACAGGTAATTTCACATAAACGTGTTCACACTGGAGAGAGGCCGTTTCACTGTGATGTGTGTGGCCAgtcattctctgaaagtagtagcttaactaaacacaaacgcattcatactggagagagaccatatcactgtgatgtctgtggtaaatcattctctcgaaacgatcacttaaataaacacaaatgcattcatagaAGAGAGAAAGCTTATCACTCTGAATGA
- the LOC106883490 gene encoding zinc finger protein 239 → MERELCEDSVKCKMLTESVDFNGEVPKDIGKPSHNCDICKKSFARKESLATHKRIHTGERPYQCDICGKSFSQKYALTNHKRIHTGEKPYHCDICGQSFSEGGTLTKHKRIHTGEKPYQCDCCGQSFSEVGTLTKHKRIHTGEKPFRCDVCSQSFSEGSSLTRHKRIHTGGRPYHCDVCGQSFSQSHVLTNHKRIHTGKRPYQCVICGQSYSTLSILSTHKRIHTGEKPYQCDVCGKSFSQNNVLNNHKRIHTGKRPYLCVICGQSYSTASTLSTHKRIHTGEKPYQCDICGKSFSENTHLTVHKRIHTGEKPYQCEICGQSFAVGGTLAKHKRIHTGEEPYQCNTCGQSFSQNDQLNKHKCISAREKAYHHDNSFSDNDV, encoded by the coding sequence atggaaAGGGAATTGTGTGAGGACAGTGTGAAATGTAAAATGCTGACGGAAAGTGTTGACTTTAATGGGGAGGTGCCAAAAGATATAGGGAAACCATCTCacaactgtgatatctgtaaaaagtcatTTGCTCGAAAAGAAAGCCTcgctactcacaaacgtattcatactggagagagaccgtatcagtgtgatatctgtggaaaatcattctctcaaaaatatGCATTAACgaatcacaaacgcattcatactggggagaagccctaccactgtgatatctgtggtcagtCATTCTCTGAAGGAGGAACCTTGACTaagcacaaacgcattcatacaggagagaaaccttatcagtGTGATTGCTGTGGTCAGTCGTTCTCTGAAGTTGGTacattaactaaacacaaacgtatccacactggagagaagccatttcgtTGTGACGTCTGTAGCCAGTCATTCTCTGAAGGAAGCagcttaactagacacaaacgcattcatacaggagggagaccatatcactgtgatgtctgtggtcaatcattctctcaaagtcaTGTCTTAACtaatcacaaacgcattcatacaggaaagAGACCTTATCAGTGTGTTATCTGTGGTCAATCATACTCTACATTAAGTATCTtaagtacacacaaacgcattcatacaggtgagaaaccatatcagtgtgatgtctgtggtaaatccttctctcaaaATAATGTCTTAAAtaatcacaaacgcattcatacaggaaagAGGCCGTATCTATGCGTCATCTGTGGCCAGTCGTACTCTACAGCAAGTACATTaagtacacacaaacgtattcatacaggagagaaaccttaccagtgtgatatctgtggtaaatcattctctgaaaatacaCACTTAACTGTacacaagcgcattcatacaggggagaaaccatatcagtgtgaaatCTGTGGTCAGTCATTCGCTGTAGGAGGTACCTTAGCTaagcataaacgtattcatacgggagaggAACCATATCAGTGTAATACTTGTGGtcagtcattctctcaaaatgatcAATTAAATAAGCACAAATGTATTTCCGCAAGAGAGAAAGCATATCACCATGATAATTCATTCTCTGATAATGATGTGTGA